The following proteins are co-located in the Limanda limanda chromosome 5, fLimLim1.1, whole genome shotgun sequence genome:
- the tbx16 gene encoding T-box transcription factor 16 yields MQSIRDLKPNFGGPPPSSMAAGPDAYLQGNLRLTLEDPELWKSFHEIGTEMIITKPGRRMFPHCKVNLSGLIPCAKYILLVDMVPEDGFRYKWNKEKWEVAGKAEPQPPCRTYLHPDSPAPGSHWMKQSVSFLKLKLTNNTLDQHGHIILHSMHLYHPRFHIVQADDLFSVRWSVFQTFTFPETSFTAVTAYQNTRITKLKIDHNPFAKGFREEGTNKKRRANKNPGCPEKRPKASDISDRDSEEDGPQDFCQSSYEAYDGEEGELPKRKGVSEVKEERYSPWAADREHRARTDSPAGADARDVYNAEQLVPAPASYQPYRFHEYGKSPSPSSSIGSSTSGTERSSFESRVPDVATVPDHDSSKIGPSPCGPQPLPAPQDYSPGVLNMTMAQAGKPGVIGHHIYSPYGAEQPLGQWSGPGPAQYPPPHHLPADYTTQAVHHGYHHGNVAEWSQYPLFSYSCW; encoded by the exons ATGCAGTCCATCAGAG actTGAAGCCTAACTTCGGCGgacctcctccttcctccatggCTGCCGGCCCTGATGCTTATCTCCAGGGTAACCTCAGGTTGACTCTGGAGGACCCTGAACTCTGGAAGTCCTTTCATGAAATAGGGACAGAGATGATCATCACTAAACCTGGAag GAGGATGTTTCCACACTGTAAAGTGAATCTCTCCGGCCTGATTCCATGTGCCAAATACATCCTGCTGGTTGACATGGTCCCTGAGGACGGATTCAGGTATAAG TGGAATAAAGAGAAATGGGAGGTGGCAGGAAAAGCGGAGCCCCAGCCTCCCTGCAGGACCTACCTCCACCCCGACTCTCCGGCCCCGGGGAGCCACTGGATGAAGCAGTCCGTCTCCTTCCTCAAGCTCAAACTCACCAACAACACGCTCGACCAGCACGGCCAT atCATTTTGCACTCCATGCACCTCTACCACCCGCGCTTCCACATCGTCCAGGCAGACGACCTGTTCAGCGTCCGCTGGAGTGTTTTCCAGACCTTCACCTTCCCAGAGACTTCGTTCACAGCCGTCACCGCCTACCAGAACACCAGG ATTACAAAGCTGAAGATCGATCACAACCCTTTCGCCAAAGGGTTCCGGGAGGAAGGCACCAATAAGAAACG GCGAGCCAACAAGAACCCAGGCTGCCCCGAGAAGAGACCAAAGGCCTCAGACATCTCGGACAGGGACTCGGAGGAGGACGGTCCACAAG ATTTCTGCCAGTCATCCTATGAGGCTTatgatggagaggaaggagagctgCCCAAAAGGAAAGGGGTCAGTGAGGTCAAAGAGGAGCGCTACTCCCCGTGGGCCGCTGACCGGGAGCACAGAGCGAGGACTGACTCGCCCGCCGGGGCAGACGCCAGAGATGTGTACAACGCAGAGCAGCTGGTTCCTGCTCCTGCGTCCTACCAGCCGTACAG GTTCCACGAGTACGGGAagtctccctctccttcctccagcaTCGGCAGCAGCACCAGTGGCACAGAGCGCAGCAGCTTTGAGTCCAGGGTCCCTGATGTCGCCACCGTCCCCGACCACGACTCTTCAAAGATCGGGCCCTCCCCCTGCGGCCCCCAGCCCCTCCCTGCCCCCCAGGACTACAGCCCAGGGGTCCTCAACATGACCATGGCCCAGGCGGGCAAGCCCGGGGTCATCGGCCACCACATCTACAGCCCCTATGGCGCCGAGCAGCCCCTGGGCCAGTGGAGTGGTCCAGGCCCCGCCCAGTACCCACCTCCTCACCACCTGCCCGCCGACTACACCACGCAAGCTGTGCACCACGGCTATCATCATGGCAACGTGGCCGAGTGGAGCCAGTACCCGCTGTTCTCTTACTCCTGCTGGTGA